GGAATCGGTGGAGGTGCCTTGCTGGATGCGGGGGATCGTGATGCCTTCTATCAGGAAGTCTGGCCCTCCTTGAACCGATATGGTGCTCCAGTGGATAGTATGATTGCTACCCATGCGGACAGTCAGCACTGCGGTGGTTTCCTGCCCCTGCTAGAGCGTTACCAGATTCAGCAGGCATTGGTGCCGGATGAAGGGCAGTCGCGTGGATTGCTGCGGTCCTTACTCAGTGAGCTGGATTCACAGGGAGTCACTACCTTGAGAGCGGGCGAGGGACAGCGGCTGGCGCTGGATGCAGACAGCTGGATCGAAGTCCTCTATGCACCGGGAAATGTGGGAGGTCTGGCAGATGACCGTTGTCTGGTCCTCCGGCTTCACTGGCGGGGAAAGACCCTGCTCTTTCTGGGTGACTCAGGCTTCGAGTTCGAGCAATGGGCCATGCAGGGCAGCGTGGATCTCTCTGCGGATATTCTGGTGCTGGGCAAGCACCGCGAAGACCTTTCTGGGTCGCCTGCTTTGCTGGAAAAGATCTCGCCCAAACTTGTCATCGCCAGCGAGCACGCTTTTCCGGAAGGGGAATCCAGAGGAGAGGCTTGGTACGCTAGCTTGGAGCAGCAGGGCATCCAGGTTCACCGCCTCGATCAGTCCGGTGCGGCGATCTTGGAGCCCGCGAGTGATGGTATAAAACTGCGGGCTTTCCGCTATCCGAAGTAAACGGATTTTGCGTTGGACTTTGTCGGCGGAAATGCGAATTTTGCCGCATTAACAACCTTTCGTCGGCTTATCATTCAGAAAAACTTTAGTCTTCTACTCGCGCTGCGTTACCTGAACCCACTGCGCACCCACGTCTCTGTCATTACCCTGATCTCTCTGCTCGGCGTCGCCGTGGGAGTGATGGTGCTGATCGTGGTCAATGGGGTGATGGCCGGATTTGAAGGGGTGGTGAAAGAGCGCGTACTCGGCCAGTCGCCGCACGTTGTCGTGCAGCGTGTGCAGCCATGGCAGGCCTTCGATGCGAATGGTAATCCTCTCTCTGCGGAAACCCAGTGGCGCGATCTGGAGCAGAAGCTCAAGGAGGTCAAAGGCGTGACCAATGCCTACCCTCTGGTAGAGGACTTTGTGATCGTAGACATGAACGGTCAGGTCGTCCCGCAGAAGATGCAAGGGGTCGATACCCAGGATAAAAGCACCATGGAGGCGCTGAAGAAGCTGGAGATCCCAGACAGAGGCACCACCCAGATGGGCATGGGCGTGATCAGTGACCTGAGTATCGATGAGGTGGAAGCGGCTCTCGATAAGGATTCCGCAAACGATCTGTCGATGGAGGAAATTAACGAGGCGCCGATCGCTGAGGCTGAGACCACGGATGTCTGCATCGTGTCCTCACTCTTTGCGGATAACTTCAAGCTGCAGCCCGGCATGATTCTTGAAATCATTTCTAACAGGAATATCAAACAGCTCAAGCCGATGCTCGACAGGCAAAATCAGCCATCCATCTATGACCAGCATCAGATGGACTTTGAGCGCTTGATCACAGACCTGAATGACTTTTGGAAAACGGATGGAGAAAAGGAATCCGCGAATTATGAACGGGTCAAGCGGGCACAAGATTTCATTGTCTACCTGAAAGGCTTGAACGCGAGACAAGGAGAGCTCGATTTGGTGGATGCCATCTATCAGCTGACACGTACCAGCGACTATGACGATACGACCAATTTTTATGAGAAAGGCCGCCTGACAAAGCTACTGAGTACTATCGATGAACTCAAGCAAGTGGATCTCAAGAAACTGGATGAAGAGGAAGACATGCA
The sequence above is drawn from the Rubritalea squalenifaciens DSM 18772 genome and encodes:
- a CDS encoding FtsX-like permease family protein — encoded protein: MDFVGGNANFAALTTFRRLIIQKNFSLLLALRYLNPLRTHVSVITLISLLGVAVGVMVLIVVNGVMAGFEGVVKERVLGQSPHVVVQRVQPWQAFDANGNPLSAETQWRDLEQKLKEVKGVTNAYPLVEDFVIVDMNGQVVPQKMQGVDTQDKSTMEALKKLEIPDRGTTQMGMGVISDLSIDEVEAALDKDSANDLSMEEINEAPIAEAETTDVCIVSSLFADNFKLQPGMILEIISNRNIKQLKPMLDRQNQPSIYDQHQMDFERLITDLNDFWKTDGEKESANYERVKRAQDFIVYLKGLNARQGELDLVDAIYQLTRTSDYDDTTNFYEKGRLTKLLSTIDELKQVDLKKLDEEEDMQFKELALPKKVKIVGVFRADRFAQGTPSLLVPLHLAQELAGAGDSGGIGGVAVKVEDPYTVNQVLEDEIIPMLTANGLIVDWKPVTWMEQFEQQFDLIKQQKLMMVIALFFIVLVAVFSIGAVMFTVTVQKKREIGVMKALGATPAQITQVFTLQGVIVGILGAVGGVGLAILVLKNLNVIQSFVAGLGFDPFPASFYGMETLPHKVDTWEMVLVSVGAFLMCTLAAWIPAFMASRVDAARSLRNM